The following are encoded together in the Peromyscus leucopus breed LL Stock chromosome 1, UCI_PerLeu_2.1, whole genome shotgun sequence genome:
- the Cdipt gene encoding CDP-diacylglycerol--inositol 3-phosphatidyltransferase isoform X1, with product MPEENIFLFVPNLIGYARIVFAIISFYFMPCCPFTASSFYLLSGLLDAFDGHAARALNQGTRFGAMLDMLTDRCSTMCLLVNLALLYPRATLLFQLSMSLDVASHWLHLHSSVVRGSESHKMIDLSGNPVLRIYYTSRPALFTLCAGNELFYCLLYLFNFSEGPLVGSVGLFRMGLWITAPIALLKSVISVIHLITAARNMAALDAADRAKKK from the exons ATGCCAGAGGAAAATATCTTCCTGTTCGTGCCTAACCTTATCG GTTACGCCCGGATCGTCTTCGCCATCATTTCCTTCTACTTCATGCCCTGCTGTCCCTTCACGGCCTCCTCCTTCTATCTACTCAGTGGACTTCTAGACGCCTTTGATGGACACGCGGCTCGAGCCCTTAATCAAG GCACCCGGTTTGGGGCCATGCTCGATATGCTGACAGACCGCTGTTCCACCATGTGTCTCTTGGTCAACCTGGCCCTGCTGTATCCTCGAGCCACTCTGCTCTTCCAGCTCAGCATGAGCCTGGACGTGGCCAGTCACTGGCTGCATCTGCACAG TTCCGTGGTCAGGGGCAGTGAGAGCCACAAGATGATCGACCTCTCTGGGAACCCCGTGCTTCGGATCTACTATACTTCTAGG CCTGCCCTGTTCACCCTGTGTGCTGGAAATGAACTCTTCTACTGCCTCCTGTACCTGTTCAATTTCTCCGAGGGACCACTAG tGGGCTCTGTGGGACTCTTCCGAATGGGCCTCTGGATCACGGCTCCCATCGCCCTGCTCAAGTCCGTCATTAGTGTCATCCACCTCATCACAGCGGCGCGAAACATGGCCGCTCTGGATGCGGCAGACCGTGCCAAGAAGAAATGA
- the Cdipt gene encoding CDP-diacylglycerol--inositol 3-phosphatidyltransferase isoform X2 — MLDMLTDRCSTMCLLVNLALLYPRATLLFQLSMSLDVASHWLHLHSSVVRGSESHKMIDLSGNPVLRIYYTSRPALFTLCAGNELFYCLLYLFNFSEGPLVGSVGLFRMGLWITAPIALLKSVISVIHLITAARNMAALDAADRAKKK, encoded by the exons ATGCTCGATATGCTGACAGACCGCTGTTCCACCATGTGTCTCTTGGTCAACCTGGCCCTGCTGTATCCTCGAGCCACTCTGCTCTTCCAGCTCAGCATGAGCCTGGACGTGGCCAGTCACTGGCTGCATCTGCACAG TTCCGTGGTCAGGGGCAGTGAGAGCCACAAGATGATCGACCTCTCTGGGAACCCCGTGCTTCGGATCTACTATACTTCTAGG CCTGCCCTGTTCACCCTGTGTGCTGGAAATGAACTCTTCTACTGCCTCCTGTACCTGTTCAATTTCTCCGAGGGACCACTAG tGGGCTCTGTGGGACTCTTCCGAATGGGCCTCTGGATCACGGCTCCCATCGCCCTGCTCAAGTCCGTCATTAGTGTCATCCACCTCATCACAGCGGCGCGAAACATGGCCGCTCTGGATGCGGCAGACCGTGCCAAGAAGAAATGA
- the Cdipt gene encoding CDP-diacylglycerol--inositol 3-phosphatidyltransferase isoform X3, with translation MPEENIFLFVPNLIGYARIVFAIISFYFMPCCPFTASSFYLLSGLLDAFDGHAARALNQGTRFGAMLDMLTDRCSTMCLLVNLALLYPRATLLFQLSMSLDVASHWLHLHSSVVRGSESHKMIDLSGNPVLRIYYTSRATFIMCSLPCSPCVLEMNSSTASCTCSISPRDH, from the exons ATGCCAGAGGAAAATATCTTCCTGTTCGTGCCTAACCTTATCG GTTACGCCCGGATCGTCTTCGCCATCATTTCCTTCTACTTCATGCCCTGCTGTCCCTTCACGGCCTCCTCCTTCTATCTACTCAGTGGACTTCTAGACGCCTTTGATGGACACGCGGCTCGAGCCCTTAATCAAG GCACCCGGTTTGGGGCCATGCTCGATATGCTGACAGACCGCTGTTCCACCATGTGTCTCTTGGTCAACCTGGCCCTGCTGTATCCTCGAGCCACTCTGCTCTTCCAGCTCAGCATGAGCCTGGACGTGGCCAGTCACTGGCTGCATCTGCACAG TTCCGTGGTCAGGGGCAGTGAGAGCCACAAGATGATCGACCTCTCTGGGAACCCCGTGCTTCGGATCTACTATACTTCTAGG GCAACCTTTATTATGTGCAGCCTGCCCTGTTCACCCTGTGTGCTGGAAATGAACTCTTCTACTGCCTCCTGTACCTGTTCAATTTCTCCGAGGGACCACTAG